Proteins co-encoded in one Kribbella solani genomic window:
- the atpE gene encoding ATP synthase F0 subunit C, with the protein MSNLALAITGDIAVLGYGLAAIGPGVGVGLIFAAVINGTARQPEAQSKLQSIAWIGFGVTEVLAIIGIALAFVFKGHA; encoded by the coding sequence ATGAGCAACCTGGCGCTCGCCATCACCGGTGACATCGCCGTTCTGGGCTACGGCCTCGCTGCCATCGGCCCGGGTGTTGGTGTCGGTCTGATCTTCGCCGCCGTCATCAACGGCACCGCGCGGCAGCCGGAGGCGCAGAGCAAGCTGCAGTCGATCGCGTGGATCGGCTTCGGCGTCACCGAGGTTCTGGCGATCATCGGTATCGCGCTCGCGTTCGTGTTCAAGGGTCACGCCTGA